A genome region from Jeongeupia sp. HS-3 includes the following:
- the apbC gene encoding iron-sulfur cluster carrier protein ApbC: protein MSQPDFLQAAIAALVDPSTGKTYASSKSVKRLALVDGHVYADIVLGYPAASQFGLVRAQFEAALKALEGVNAVTVAVSSQIIAHSVQRGVPLLQNVKNVIAVASGKGGVGKSTTAVNLALALSAEGARVGLLDADIYGPSQPLMMGVADAKPQSPDNKHIEPIVAYGVQTMSIGFLIDPEQPMVWRGPMVTQALQQLLNDTLWDDVDYLIIDLPPGTGDIQLTLSQKVPLTGAVIVTTPQDIALLDARKGLKMFEKVGVPILGIVENMSTHVCSNCGHIEPIFGEGGGARMGEDYGVDLLGKLPLDLSIRLGVDAGKPSVAADPEGKIAELYKAIARKVAIKIADKAQDFSAKFPKIVIQK, encoded by the coding sequence ATGTCCCAACCCGACTTCCTGCAGGCGGCGATTGCCGCGCTCGTTGACCCCAGTACCGGCAAGACCTACGCGTCGAGCAAGAGCGTCAAGCGCCTTGCGCTTGTGGATGGCCACGTTTACGCGGACATCGTCCTCGGCTATCCAGCAGCCAGCCAGTTTGGTTTGGTACGTGCCCAGTTTGAAGCAGCGCTCAAGGCGCTTGAAGGTGTGAACGCGGTGACCGTGGCGGTATCGAGCCAGATCATTGCGCACTCGGTTCAGCGCGGCGTGCCTTTGCTTCAGAACGTAAAAAACGTCATTGCCGTGGCCAGCGGCAAGGGCGGCGTCGGCAAGTCGACGACCGCGGTCAATCTGGCGCTGGCCTTGTCGGCGGAAGGCGCGCGTGTCGGTTTGCTGGATGCAGACATCTACGGGCCGTCGCAACCCTTGATGATGGGCGTCGCCGACGCCAAGCCGCAGTCGCCAGACAACAAGCACATTGAGCCGATTGTCGCCTATGGCGTGCAGACGATGTCGATCGGCTTTCTCATCGACCCCGAGCAGCCGATGGTCTGGCGCGGGCCGATGGTGACCCAGGCCTTGCAGCAGTTGCTGAACGACACGCTGTGGGACGATGTCGATTATCTGATCATCGACCTGCCACCGGGTACCGGTGATATCCAGCTGACGCTGAGCCAGAAGGTGCCGCTGACCGGCGCGGTGATCGTCACCACGCCGCAGGACATCGCGCTGCTCGACGCGCGCAAGGGGCTGAAGATGTTCGAGAAGGTCGGTGTGCCGATTCTTGGCATCGTCGAAAACATGAGTACGCATGTGTGCTCGAACTGCGGGCACATCGAGCCGATCTTCGGCGAGGGCGGCGGTGCGCGCATGGGTGAGGATTACGGTGTCGATCTGCTGGGCAAGTTGCCGCTGGATCTGTCGATCCGTCTTGGTGTCGATGCCGGTAAGCCCAGCGTTGCTGCCGATCCTGAGGGGAAAATCGCTGAGCTCTACAAGGCGATCGCCCGCAAGGTGGCGATCAAGATCGCCGACAAGGCGCAGGATTTTTCGGCCAAATTCCCGAAGATCGTGATCCAGAAATAA
- a CDS encoding patatin-like phospholipase family protein, whose amino-acid sequence MLGGGGARGLAHIGVLKVLEEARVPIDCIVGTSIGALVAGGYAAGRTPEELAEQSEKANWDDLLSSSLPRQMSSFRQKELDRVSQVPIELGVRDNGTIAFPRSAISTQKVEYFLRELTYGGTVAHFDQLATPYRAIATDLETGEMVVLGDGDIVSAMRASMAVPGVFPPVPLEGHTLVDGGLSRNMGIDVARKLCADVVIAIDVASPPLKSSEIDSLFSVADQYTRLMILQNQRPQIASLKSGSDILIAPQLDKLGSSDFTKTKQLIERGEAAAKLHLAELERYALPATDYRNWLVARQSRQLAAKPINEVQVAQLDYVNPDVLKGALDISPGKPLDNAAFSERLTKTYARGDFSQLDYELIDTPNGQLFRLTPVEKSWGPNYLNLGLALSTDFDTDNRYSLAARYRRTWINSLGGEWSTLLRLGDHTQFVTEFYQPLQLDGYAFISPYFSVENQPVDVWLDGSKAAQFKYRREKAGLDLGSGYGKYGEIRFGLAYNQYRASRDIGFIPDEEGNNTLENYNQKDWGARLRIYYDQLDSLNFPTEGAYFNASLYQSFGGSTESGDFEPYSQASATLVKGFKLGGFGGHVKLHAVTQEGGGDDALNDIQWLGGFMNLSSYGYQEIIGDRLAYGRIALYHPLSFLVPDSGIYIGGALELGQLFDAVNKDDNDLHTSVTAFVGMDTYLGPFYVAAAYGDNKKARFYVMLGNPY is encoded by the coding sequence GTGTTGGGCGGCGGCGGTGCGCGTGGTCTGGCGCATATCGGCGTCCTCAAGGTGCTCGAAGAGGCACGGGTGCCGATCGATTGCATCGTGGGCACCAGCATCGGCGCGCTGGTCGCTGGCGGCTATGCGGCAGGGCGCACGCCCGAGGAGCTGGCCGAGCAGAGCGAGAAGGCCAACTGGGACGACCTATTGAGTAGCAGTCTGCCGCGGCAGATGTCGTCGTTTCGGCAAAAGGAACTTGATCGGGTCAGCCAGGTGCCGATCGAACTCGGGGTGCGCGACAATGGCACGATTGCGTTTCCCCGTTCGGCGATCAGCACCCAGAAGGTCGAGTATTTTCTGCGCGAACTGACTTACGGCGGCACGGTCGCGCATTTTGACCAGTTGGCGACGCCGTACCGGGCGATTGCGACCGATCTTGAGACCGGCGAGATGGTTGTGCTCGGCGACGGCGATATCGTCAGCGCCATGCGCGCCAGCATGGCCGTGCCGGGGGTGTTTCCGCCGGTGCCGCTGGAAGGGCATACGCTGGTCGATGGCGGGCTCTCCCGCAATATGGGTATCGACGTGGCACGCAAGCTGTGCGCCGACGTTGTCATTGCCATCGATGTGGCGTCGCCGCCGCTCAAAAGCAGTGAAATCGACAGTCTGTTTTCGGTGGCCGATCAATACACCCGGCTGATGATTTTACAGAACCAGCGACCGCAGATTGCCAGCTTGAAGTCGGGCAGCGATATCTTGATTGCGCCGCAGCTCGATAAACTCGGTAGCTCGGATTTCACCAAGACCAAGCAACTGATTGAGCGCGGTGAAGCCGCGGCGAAACTGCATTTGGCCGAGCTGGAGCGTTATGCGTTGCCGGCAACTGATTACCGGAATTGGCTGGTGGCGCGGCAATCCAGGCAGTTGGCGGCAAAACCGATCAACGAAGTGCAAGTCGCTCAGCTCGACTATGTGAATCCGGACGTATTGAAGGGCGCACTTGATATTAGCCCGGGCAAGCCGCTGGATAACGCCGCGTTCAGCGAACGTTTGACCAAGACCTATGCCCGCGGCGATTTTTCGCAGCTTGATTACGAGCTGATCGATACCCCGAACGGCCAACTGTTCCGGCTAACGCCGGTAGAAAAAAGCTGGGGGCCAAATTATCTGAATCTGGGTCTGGCACTGAGTACCGACTTCGATACCGATAATCGCTACAGCTTGGCTGCACGCTACCGTCGTACCTGGATCAACAGCCTGGGTGGTGAATGGTCCACGCTGCTACGCCTTGGCGACCACACCCAATTTGTGACCGAGTTCTATCAGCCCTTGCAACTGGATGGCTACGCATTTATTTCACCTTATTTCAGTGTCGAAAATCAGCCTGTCGATGTCTGGCTTGACGGCAGCAAGGCTGCCCAGTTCAAGTATCGCCGGGAGAAGGCGGGGCTGGATCTCGGCTCGGGCTATGGTAAATATGGCGAGATTCGTTTTGGCCTGGCGTATAACCAGTATCGCGCTTCGCGTGATATCGGGTTTATTCCTGATGAGGAAGGCAACAATACGCTGGAAAACTACAACCAAAAAGATTGGGGTGCGCGTTTACGCATCTATTACGATCAGCTCGACAGTCTGAATTTCCCGACCGAGGGCGCGTACTTTAATGCCTCGTTGTACCAGTCTTTTGGCGGTAGTACCGAATCGGGCGATTTCGAACCTTATAGCCAAGCCAGTGCGACCTTGGTCAAAGGTTTCAAGTTGGGCGGGTTTGGTGGCCATGTCAAACTGCACGCCGTGACGCAGGAAGGCGGCGGTGACGATGCGTTGAACGATATTCAATGGCTGGGGGGATTCATGAATCTTTCCAGTTATGGTTATCAGGAAATCATCGGCGATAGGTTGGCTTATGGGCGCATCGCTTTGTACCATCCCTTGTCTTTTCTGGTTCCGGATAGCGGCATCTATATCGGCGGGGCGCTTGAATTGGGGCAATTGTTCGACGCGGTCAACAAAGATGATAATGATCTACATACGTCGGTGACGGCTTTTGTCGGCATGGATACCTATCTTGGCCCGTTCTACGTCGCCGCCGCATACGGCGACAACAAGAAGGCCCGCTTCTACGTGATGCTGGGCAACCCGTACTGA
- a CDS encoding glycerophosphodiester phosphodiesterase, protein MRQTTRTAAAQHQANPRTRRLGSARCSHDNADDTICHDEPKTPHSIPAKLLVSSTLYELDMQLIAHRGLARTVPENTLAAFAAALSSGFDGLETDVRLCADGEAILFHDRVTANGTPVALLSRKMLSQQVGYLVPTLAEALDTFPDAHWNLEIKSGDAVQAAFEIISASRRPQRLLLSSFRHDIVVAAAELLRIECALLIAHRPSTLGELVHTALPHERLRSIVWDFEIIDAPLIEQAANLGFRSHVYGAQTLYEHAFCRDCQVHAVITDYPEFVGLTPAPALQ, encoded by the coding sequence ATGCGCCAGACCACGCGCACCGCCGCCGCCCAACACCAAGCCAATCCGAGGACGCGCCGGCTCGGCAGCGCCCGATGCAGCCATGACAACGCCGATGACACCATTTGCCACGATGAACCAAAAACGCCGCATTCAATCCCTGCTAAATTGCTTGTATCGTCAACATTATACGAGCTCGACATGCAACTCATTGCCCATCGCGGCTTGGCGCGCACCGTACCGGAAAACACCCTCGCCGCATTCGCGGCTGCATTATCCAGCGGCTTTGACGGTTTGGAAACCGACGTTCGCCTTTGCGCGGATGGTGAAGCCATATTATTTCACGACCGCGTCACCGCCAATGGCACCCCAGTCGCGCTGCTAAGCCGCAAAATGCTCTCACAGCAAGTCGGCTATCTGGTGCCGACCCTGGCAGAAGCCCTCGACACCTTTCCCGATGCCCACTGGAACCTCGAAATCAAATCCGGGGATGCCGTGCAAGCCGCGTTTGAAATCATCTCTGCCTCGCGCCGACCGCAGCGCTTGCTGCTCTCGTCGTTTCGGCACGATATCGTCGTTGCCGCGGCTGAGCTGCTGCGTATCGAATGTGCATTGCTGATCGCGCATCGCCCAAGCACGCTCGGCGAGCTGGTGCATACCGCCTTGCCGCACGAACGCCTGAGAAGCATCGTCTGGGATTTTGAGATCATTGACGCACCCTTAATCGAACAAGCCGCCAACCTCGGCTTTCGCAGCCACGTGTATGGCGCTCAAACACTATACGAGCACGCCTTCTGCCGGGATTGCCAAGTGCATGCGGTCATTACCGACTACCCGGAGTTCGTTGGCCTGACCCCCGCGCCGGCACTGCAATAA
- a CDS encoding pitrilysin family protein, whose product MRRQPGLWRLFWVAVSMCCAGSVLADSGDRVGALDNGLKYAIRHTDRPVGEIEFRLIVNAGEVDVQDARLEGGMHLIEHLAFRDTEAYPNGTLIPYLRTQGFRFGEHLNGWTLPAATTYQLALPHGDAAGVTAGLKVLAGMAAGIRFDPAVVTAERKVVAEELRGRHNNPWVNFWEQERHLYQHGTGGGSWSYGTADSVQQMSAADLQALYRRLYVPSRMTVIVTGDVDTRQVESALRERFSALPAEARGARVGQLRPLQPASKDLAYAVTPVNDGMNDWANLGISFPHPNFATADGVRLAYVASFLKYALKQRLAQRGVNYQIDWRWRDDGQPILNFGFQLGPELNKHNDKLATREQVLNLEGQLAAFVAQPFDDATLAQLKREYLGSVVQWHANDRDRAKAEAELLVQAAQGQHPWSNSRTEMPAVRKAIEPVKAQDLSRLLGAALGRPRYLQLAFQQKHVKQFPDRAAVLSWYADFKPGPQPAAFADYAMLAFPAPKAEPGSIRSDQRAGEVETLVLSNGIKVLLRPISDGKGLVYFRFGAMGGQFQFGEAQYAAALTMPTAIARSTVARLPQSEVARIRLADGVTMMSSVESEWFGFYGNAPAAGLKTALAELHHRFYRDFDYDRLGISGRETLIKADTPLNSVARLMWQDMRVAAFPDDYRMQGANPRWFDDFDGSEIEMVVRQLYGDPSRFTLGLVGDFDPAVVKPLLETWLANLPRRDDIAPTVIAPIKAVAGGSVQVTDTTRRSSYVRIEFNTRQAWSPQTVAQARLLRTVLDERLRLRLRDGSGVSYSPATGYQLLPSSAQLAQLVVGFDVDPKYEDEAVELARGELASLRAKPIGDDELQVAKRIALREARAELDVPELLCLYLLTNDAGGLPVTRVDAVYKALEATDAASLREGAQRWLSEAGMTIGRVSPNPRI is encoded by the coding sequence ATGCGTAGGCAACCGGGTTTGTGGCGGCTGTTTTGGGTGGCGGTGTCCATGTGTTGCGCCGGTTCGGTGCTGGCCGACTCGGGTGACCGGGTGGGTGCGCTGGATAACGGCCTCAAATATGCGATCCGGCACACTGATCGGCCGGTGGGTGAGATCGAATTTCGCCTGATCGTCAACGCTGGCGAGGTCGACGTTCAGGACGCTAGGCTTGAAGGTGGCATGCACCTGATCGAGCATCTGGCATTTCGCGATACCGAGGCGTATCCGAACGGCACGCTGATTCCCTATTTGCGCACGCAAGGGTTTCGCTTTGGCGAGCACCTGAACGGCTGGACTTTGCCGGCTGCGACGACCTATCAGCTGGCGCTGCCGCACGGCGATGCCGCTGGCGTCACTGCGGGCCTCAAGGTTCTGGCCGGCATGGCGGCGGGCATTCGTTTTGATCCCGCCGTCGTGACTGCGGAGCGCAAAGTGGTGGCCGAAGAGCTGCGCGGCCGGCACAACAATCCCTGGGTCAATTTCTGGGAGCAGGAGCGCCATTTGTACCAGCATGGTACGGGCGGCGGCAGTTGGTCGTACGGCACGGCGGATTCGGTGCAGCAGATGTCGGCCGCTGATTTACAGGCGCTGTATCGGCGCCTGTATGTGCCGAGCCGAATGACGGTGATCGTCACCGGTGACGTTGATACCAGGCAGGTTGAATCAGCGCTGCGTGAGCGTTTTTCCGCTTTGCCGGCCGAGGCCAGAGGTGCTCGTGTCGGCCAGTTGCGCCCACTGCAGCCGGCATCGAAGGATTTGGCCTATGCGGTGACGCCGGTGAACGATGGCATGAACGATTGGGCGAACTTGGGAATTTCATTTCCACACCCGAATTTCGCCACTGCGGACGGGGTTCGTCTTGCGTATGTCGCCTCGTTTCTGAAGTACGCGCTCAAGCAGCGTCTGGCGCAGCGCGGGGTAAATTATCAAATCGACTGGCGTTGGCGTGACGATGGCCAGCCCATCTTGAACTTCGGCTTTCAGCTCGGTCCGGAGTTGAACAAGCACAACGACAAGCTGGCGACGCGCGAGCAAGTGCTGAACCTGGAAGGCCAGCTGGCCGCGTTCGTTGCCCAGCCGTTCGACGATGCAACGCTGGCGCAACTCAAGCGCGAATATCTGGGTTCGGTGGTGCAATGGCATGCCAATGATCGTGACCGTGCCAAAGCCGAGGCCGAGCTACTGGTGCAGGCGGCGCAGGGCCAGCATCCGTGGAGCAACAGCCGCACCGAAATGCCGGCCGTGCGCAAGGCGATCGAACCGGTCAAGGCGCAGGATCTTTCCCGTCTGCTCGGTGCTGCGCTCGGGCGGCCACGCTATCTGCAACTGGCTTTCCAGCAAAAGCACGTCAAGCAATTCCCTGATCGAGCAGCGGTGCTGAGTTGGTACGCCGACTTCAAACCCGGGCCGCAACCGGCGGCATTCGCTGATTACGCCATGCTGGCGTTTCCGGCGCCCAAGGCCGAGCCGGGGTCGATCCGCAGCGATCAGCGCGCAGGCGAGGTGGAAACGCTGGTCTTGTCCAACGGCATCAAGGTGTTGCTGCGACCCATTTCCGATGGCAAGGGGCTGGTGTATTTCCGTTTTGGCGCGATGGGTGGGCAATTCCAGTTCGGTGAAGCGCAGTATGCGGCGGCGTTGACCATGCCCACAGCCATTGCGCGGAGCACGGTGGCGCGGCTGCCGCAGTCGGAGGTGGCGCGGATTCGCCTTGCCGATGGCGTGACCATGATGAGTTCGGTCGAATCGGAATGGTTCGGTTTTTACGGCAATGCGCCAGCCGCCGGGCTGAAAACGGCGCTGGCCGAGCTGCACCACCGGTTTTATCGGGACTTTGATTACGACCGTTTGGGTATCAGCGGTCGCGAGACGTTGATCAAGGCCGATACGCCGCTCAACAGCGTGGCCAGGTTGATGTGGCAGGACATGCGCGTGGCCGCATTTCCCGACGATTACCGGATGCAAGGCGCCAATCCGCGCTGGTTTGACGATTTCGACGGTAGTGAAATCGAAATGGTCGTGCGCCAGCTTTATGGCGATCCATCACGGTTTACGCTTGGTCTGGTCGGCGATTTCGATCCGGCCGTGGTCAAGCCCTTGCTGGAAACGTGGCTGGCCAACTTGCCCAGGCGCGATGACATCGCCCCGACGGTGATTGCGCCGATCAAGGCCGTTGCCGGTGGTTCGGTGCAGGTGACCGATACCACGCGACGCAGCAGCTATGTGCGGATCGAATTCAATACCCGTCAGGCGTGGTCACCGCAGACGGTGGCGCAGGCTCGATTATTGCGGACGGTGCTTGATGAACGCTTGCGGCTGCGTTTGCGCGATGGCAGCGGCGTCAGTTATTCGCCGGCCACCGGCTATCAGTTGCTGCCCAGTTCGGCGCAGTTGGCCCAGTTGGTGGTTGGTTTCGACGTCGATCCAAAGTATGAGGACGAAGCGGTTGAGCTGGCGCGTGGCGAGCTTGCGAGCCTGCGTGCCAAACCGATAGGCGATGACGAATTGCAGGTGGCCAAGCGGATTGCATTGCGCGAGGCGCGGGCCGAGCTGGATGTGCCCGAACTGCTGTGTCTGTACCTACTGACCAACGACGCCGGCGGGCTGCCGGTGACCCGGGTTGATGCGGTGTACAAGGCGCTGGAGGCCACCGATGCCGCGAGCTTGCGGGAGGGCGCGCAGCGCTGGCTTTCCGAGGCCGGCATGACCATCGGCCGGGTGAGCCCGAACCCACGCATCTAG
- a CDS encoding L,D-transpeptidase, whose translation MNVQIDIASQILRVYDAAGVLLHCYPVSTAARGAGELFGSFQTPRGRHAIRAMIGTTLPLNAVLRGRRWTGEVYSPALAAAQPGRDWILSRIIWLSGKVPGFNRFGQVDTMARYIYIHGTPDDEPMGLPASHGCIRMRNTDIVELFAMLKPGVDVDIVADTPDWCVYPAASRLLSESLEEYAIAGPKSPAIDAEAVGRLFTLWQEEGHCQGRGGLQAGGTLWLNLSSSGIAAAWRLLDVLLDEARVLGWHHVDMLATAPLTPDWRPTGDFFESRIGPIRRYRCML comes from the coding sequence ATGAATGTCCAGATCGATATCGCTTCGCAAATTTTGCGTGTGTACGATGCTGCCGGGGTGCTATTGCATTGCTACCCGGTTTCGACTGCGGCACGTGGTGCGGGAGAGTTGTTCGGGAGCTTTCAGACGCCGCGTGGCCGCCACGCCATCAGGGCAATGATCGGCACGACTTTGCCTTTGAATGCCGTACTCAGAGGGCGGCGTTGGACCGGGGAGGTTTATTCGCCGGCTCTCGCTGCGGCCCAGCCGGGGCGCGACTGGATTTTGTCCCGCATCATCTGGCTGTCCGGAAAAGTGCCCGGCTTCAATCGGTTTGGCCAAGTCGATACCATGGCAAGGTATATCTATATTCATGGCACGCCGGATGACGAGCCTATGGGGCTTCCTGCGTCACATGGCTGCATTCGTATGCGCAATACGGATATCGTCGAATTGTTTGCGATGCTCAAGCCGGGCGTCGACGTCGATATCGTTGCCGACACGCCGGATTGGTGCGTTTATCCTGCAGCGTCACGCCTGCTGTCCGAATCCCTCGAGGAATATGCAATTGCCGGGCCGAAAAGCCCTGCGATAGATGCTGAAGCCGTGGGCCGGCTGTTCACTTTATGGCAGGAAGAGGGGCATTGTCAGGGGCGCGGCGGGCTGCAGGCTGGCGGAACCTTGTGGCTGAATCTCTCGAGTAGCGGGATTGCTGCCGCTTGGCGGTTACTTGATGTGTTGCTGGACGAGGCTCGCGTACTCGGTTGGCATCACGTCGATATGCTTGCTACGGCACCGTTGACGCCCGATTGGCGACCGACAGGCGATTTCTTTGAAAGCAGGATCGGCCCGATTCGCCGTTATCGCTGCATGCTCTAG
- a CDS encoding anaerobic C4-dicarboxylate transporter family protein — MLLIEFAVVLAAILIGARLGGIGLGVMGGLGLAVLTFVFGLKPATAPIDVMLMIVAVITAAGCLQAAGGMDFLVHVAEKLLRRHPKRITWFAPLITYTFTVFAGTGHVAYSVLPVIAEVARESGIRPERPLSISVISSQAGITANPISAATVALLSLLSPEGVGLPDILMIAIPATLFGTLAGAFVASRLGVELDQDPIYQAKLAAGDLPSNTGAEQAVLPRSARWSVWIFLAAAFSVVMLGSFPALRPSWGAGDQLVRLDMAQAIQIVMLSASALILLISKVDPDQVVRGSVFRAGAAAVIGIFGIAWMGDTFIQGNIAFFSSNIQAAVSAAPWLFAIALFGMSILLYSQAATIRALLPLGIALGIPAPALIAMFPSVNGYFFIPNYPTVIAAINFDQTGTTRIGRWLLNHSFMLPGLTCSFISVTSGFALIQLLM, encoded by the coding sequence ATGCTATTGATCGAATTTGCCGTCGTCCTTGCCGCCATCCTGATTGGTGCACGCCTTGGCGGCATCGGCCTCGGCGTGATGGGCGGGCTCGGGCTCGCCGTCCTGACCTTTGTTTTCGGGCTTAAACCGGCAACAGCTCCGATCGACGTCATGTTGATGATTGTCGCCGTCATCACTGCAGCTGGTTGCCTGCAGGCGGCGGGAGGGATGGATTTCCTCGTCCACGTAGCCGAAAAGCTGTTGCGCCGTCACCCCAAGCGCATCACCTGGTTTGCCCCGCTGATCACTTATACCTTTACCGTATTCGCCGGCACCGGCCATGTCGCCTACTCGGTGCTGCCGGTCATTGCCGAGGTCGCGCGCGAATCTGGCATTCGCCCGGAACGGCCGCTCTCCATCAGTGTTATTTCCTCACAAGCCGGCATTACCGCAAACCCGATTTCTGCCGCAACAGTGGCACTGCTGTCGCTGCTATCCCCGGAGGGCGTGGGTTTGCCGGACATCCTGATGATCGCGATTCCGGCAACATTGTTTGGCACGCTCGCCGGCGCCTTCGTGGCAAGCCGCTTGGGCGTTGAACTGGATCAGGATCCGATTTACCAAGCCAAGCTTGCCGCCGGAGATCTGCCATCAAATACCGGGGCGGAACAAGCCGTGCTGCCGCGATCCGCCAGATGGTCAGTCTGGATCTTTCTGGCCGCAGCGTTCTCCGTCGTCATGCTTGGTTCGTTTCCGGCACTACGCCCATCCTGGGGGGCTGGCGATCAACTCGTTCGTCTCGATATGGCCCAAGCCATCCAGATCGTCATGCTTTCGGCATCCGCGCTGATACTGCTGATCAGCAAGGTCGACCCGGATCAGGTCGTACGCGGTAGCGTTTTTCGCGCAGGTGCAGCCGCGGTGATCGGCATCTTCGGTATCGCCTGGATGGGCGACACCTTCATTCAGGGCAACATCGCTTTCTTCTCGAGCAATATTCAAGCCGCCGTCAGCGCGGCGCCATGGTTATTTGCGATCGCCCTGTTCGGCATGTCGATCCTGCTTTATTCACAGGCCGCCACAATCCGGGCACTGCTCCCTTTGGGCATCGCACTCGGCATTCCCGCGCCGGCGTTGATCGCGATGTTTCCCAGTGTAAACGGCTACTTTTTCATTCCGAATTACCCCACGGTCATCGCCGCGATCAATTTCGATCAGACAGGGACAACCCGAATCGGGCGCTGGCTACTCAACCACAGCTTCATGCTGCCCGGGCTGACGTGCTCCTTTATCAGCGTCACCAGCGGCTTCGCGCTCATTCAGCTCTTGATGTGA